In Chryseobacterium turcicum, a single window of DNA contains:
- a CDS encoding winged helix-turn-helix transcriptional regulator — protein sequence MESIKDFKVCPVQYVTSINDTMNVISGKWKLPIIGSLYFGKKRFTEIQRNISKITPRMLSKELKELELNGMIVRKVYDSFPVTIEYELSESGILITDVLDKMIEWGIEHRKAVVSK from the coding sequence ATGGAAAGTATCAAAGACTTTAAGGTCTGCCCGGTTCAATATGTGACGTCAATTAACGACACGATGAATGTCATTAGCGGAAAGTGGAAATTACCAATTATAGGTTCCCTCTATTTTGGTAAAAAACGGTTTACCGAAATACAGCGTAATATCTCGAAGATAACACCAAGAATGTTGAGTAAAGAACTGAAAGAATTGGAATTGAATGGAATGATTGTTCGAAAAGTGTATGACTCATTTCCTGTGACAATAGAATATGAGTTATCCGAGTCAGGAATATTAATTACTGATGTTTTGGATAAAATGATTGAATGGGGAATTGAACACCGAAAAGCAGTCGTGTCAAAATAG
- a CDS encoding SDR family oxidoreductase, translating to MILVTGATGNLGASTINYLLNKGYSSANIVALVRDEEKAADLKNKGITLRIGDYSNYESLIAAFNGVEKVLLVSGTDVVQRGNQHENVVNAAKDAGVKHIFYTSFERKNDTETSPIAFLGKSHIETEKLIKESGLTYTIFKNNLYLDALPMFFGEQVLTTGIFLPAGDKGGAFALRNDMAEAIANVLTSEGHDNTEYSLSNTENVTVQELAQDLTEITDKEINYVSPSQEVYVEALTQAGVPAEYIAMFSGFAEAIKQGEFVAETTDLENLLGRKPTTAKEFLEQVYGS from the coding sequence ATGATTTTAGTAACAGGAGCAACTGGAAATTTAGGAGCATCAACAATTAATTATTTATTAAATAAAGGCTATTCTTCAGCCAATATCGTTGCATTGGTAAGAGACGAAGAGAAAGCAGCAGATTTAAAAAATAAAGGAATTACGCTCAGAATTGGTGATTACAGCAATTATGAATCGTTAATAGCAGCATTTAACGGAGTTGAAAAAGTATTATTGGTTTCAGGAACAGACGTTGTACAACGTGGAAACCAACACGAAAATGTTGTAAATGCAGCGAAGGACGCAGGCGTAAAACATATTTTCTACACCAGTTTTGAGCGCAAAAACGATACTGAAACTTCACCAATTGCATTTCTCGGAAAATCACATATCGAAACAGAGAAACTGATTAAAGAAAGTGGATTGACTTACACCATTTTCAAAAACAATCTTTATCTGGATGCCTTACCTATGTTTTTTGGCGAACAAGTCTTAACAACCGGAATATTTTTGCCTGCTGGTGATAAAGGAGGTGCATTTGCTTTGCGCAATGATATGGCAGAAGCTATTGCGAATGTGCTGACAAGCGAAGGTCACGATAACACAGAATATTCTTTAAGTAACACAGAAAATGTAACGGTACAGGAGCTTGCCCAAGACCTGACTGAAATAACAGATAAGGAAATAAACTATGTAAGTCCATCGCAGGAGGTTTATGTAGAAGCACTGACACAGGCTGGTGTTCCAGCAGAATATATAGCAATGTTTTCAGGTTTTGCGGAAGCTATTAAACAAGGTGAATTTGTAGCTGAAACAACAGATTTAGAAAACCTTTTGGGCAGAAAACCTACGACTGCGAAGGAATTTTTAGAACAGGTTTACGGTTCTTAA
- a CDS encoding MmcQ/YjbR family DNA-binding protein, which produces MNIEEFRDYCLSFKGSEEKMPFAKTTSDYDKDIMTFSVMGKWFCFVNIEKFDFCDLKCDPEESEHLQDEYEGITPGYHMNKKHWISVHFKKDVPKKTIESLVKKSYDLIIAGLTKKEREEFEKNL; this is translated from the coding sequence ATGAACATTGAAGAATTTAGAGACTATTGTTTGTCATTTAAAGGATCTGAGGAAAAAATGCCTTTTGCGAAAACAACATCAGACTATGATAAAGATATTATGACCTTTAGCGTAATGGGTAAATGGTTTTGTTTTGTTAATATCGAGAAGTTTGATTTTTGTGATCTGAAATGTGATCCGGAGGAATCTGAACATCTTCAAGATGAATACGAAGGAATCACACCAGGCTATCATATGAATAAAAAACATTGGATAAGCGTTCATTTCAAAAAAGATGTTCCGAAGAAAACAATTGAATCCTTAGTAAAAAAATCCTATGATCTCATCATTGCGGGATTGACCAAAAAGGAGCGGGAAGAGTTCGAAAAGAATCTATGA
- a CDS encoding helix-turn-helix domain-containing protein, which translates to MRSIPQFNFYRNKYGINLSIDVVAIQDFKKFIDQKPTHRLSYFDLTFIVSGNEELVINDSKLSVKRGDIVCAIPGQVWSWQENTKLEGYALVFEENFLLSFFKDRFFLRNLSYLQIHRTSPVVTANENDFEMLLQYLDTIKSEILKKNDCNKDILRALLYLVLSLLGNCDSKILEKAEHKKGIITDRYMESFTSLVEANFMHQRELKFYADKLFITTNYLNKITKEVLGSTAKKYISDKVIQESKNLLHYTSLSILEISSKLNYETSSYFIRMFRKHTGMTPKEYRNSEAK; encoded by the coding sequence ATGAGATCAATACCGCAGTTTAATTTTTATCGAAATAAGTATGGTATCAATCTATCAATTGACGTTGTAGCGATACAGGATTTCAAAAAGTTTATAGATCAAAAGCCGACCCATCGCCTATCTTATTTTGATTTAACTTTTATTGTCTCCGGCAATGAAGAATTGGTTATTAACGATTCAAAACTGTCTGTCAAAAGGGGAGATATTGTATGTGCCATTCCAGGGCAGGTGTGGAGCTGGCAGGAAAATACCAAACTTGAGGGTTATGCATTGGTCTTTGAAGAGAATTTTCTTCTTTCCTTTTTTAAGGATAGATTTTTTCTTAGAAATCTCAGTTATCTACAGATACACCGCACATCACCGGTTGTAACGGCCAATGAAAATGACTTTGAGATGTTGCTACAATATCTGGACACCATAAAATCGGAAATTTTAAAAAAGAATGACTGTAACAAAGATATTTTGAGAGCTTTACTCTATCTGGTCTTAAGTCTCTTGGGAAATTGTGATTCGAAGATCTTAGAAAAGGCTGAACATAAAAAAGGCATTATCACAGACCGTTATATGGAATCATTCACAAGTCTGGTTGAAGCTAATTTTATGCACCAGCGTGAGCTTAAGTTTTATGCAGATAAACTGTTTATTACCACCAATTATCTGAATAAAATAACAAAAGAGGTCTTAGGATCAACAGCTAAAAAGTATATATCAGATAAGGTAATTCAAGAATCTAAGAATTTGCTTCATTATACAAGTTTATCTATTTTAGAGATCAGTAGTAAACTCAATTATGAAACGTCATCCTATTTTATTCGTATGTTTCGCAAACACACTGGTATGACGCCCAAGGAATACCGAAACAGTGAAGCTAAATAA
- a CDS encoding DUF4440 domain-containing protein, with protein MKKETSKVWHYKNDEEKQIAEHILGLEESALEKWFKGDVSGYAQIWSKRSFTYFDAVVTERVDKFEDMASLFNKVEGNLNAESYEVRDPRVQLGKDMGVLTYQLFAKTNLIDMEYNCIEVFQKEEDGEWYAIHSTWSVIRPIDKDFSVFKEMV; from the coding sequence ATGAAAAAAGAAACAAGCAAAGTTTGGCATTACAAAAATGACGAAGAAAAACAAATAGCAGAGCACATCCTTGGTTTGGAGGAATCTGCACTTGAAAAGTGGTTTAAAGGTGATGTGTCAGGCTATGCTCAAATTTGGTCAAAACGCAGCTTTACCTATTTTGATGCTGTGGTGACAGAACGTGTAGATAAATTTGAAGACATGGCATCACTGTTCAATAAGGTTGAAGGAAATTTAAATGCAGAGAGCTATGAGGTTCGTGATCCTAGAGTTCAACTTGGAAAAGATATGGGAGTATTGACCTATCAGCTTTTCGCCAAAACAAACCTAATCGATATGGAATATAATTGCATTGAAGTATTTCAGAAAGAGGAGGATGGAGAATGGTATGCCATCCACTCCACTTGGTCAGTGATACGGCCAATAGATAAAGATTTCAGCGTTTTTAAAGAAATGGTTTAA